In Epinephelus lanceolatus isolate andai-2023 chromosome 13, ASM4190304v1, whole genome shotgun sequence, the following are encoded in one genomic region:
- the blk gene encoding tyrosine-protein kinase Blk isoform X2 — MGCACSGQKQVKDDKFYKGKYNSRVSNSSNHIARGGNTYVDNDIVFVAQHDFKATNENDLPFRKGDKLKVLQENGDWWVARSLVTGQEGLIPCNYVARADTLEVEKWFFKDMSRRETERLLLAPGNKPGAFLVRESETCKGSFSLSVRDHTSEQGDVVKHYKIRCMDKGGYYISPSTTFPSLQELVKYYTRTADGLCQRLYAPCKAKPPEQPWAQDEWEIPRETLKMVKKLGAGQFGEVWMGYYKNTQKVAIKTLKEGTMEPEAFLQEANLMKQLQHERLVRLHAVVTKEPILIVTEFMVNGCLLDFLKSDDGKKIKLNKLIDMSAQIAEGMAYIERKNYIHRDVRAANILVSETLHCKIADFGLARIIESEYTAQEGAKFPIKWTAPEAINFGTFSIKSDVWSFGILLTEIVTYGRIPYPGMTNPEVIRSLDKSYRMPRPDGCPEELYDIMKMCWRQKPEDRPTFEFLQNTLNDFFIATEGQYEMQP; from the exons ATGGGCTGCGCTTGCAGTGGCCAGAAACAAGTAAAAGATGACAAATTCTACAAAGGAAAATACAACTCTCGGGTTTCCAACTCGTCAAATCACATA gCACGAGGTGGAAACACATATGTGGATAATG ACATCGTGTTTGTGGCTCAACATGACTTCAAAGCGACCAACGAGAACGATCTACCTTTCAGAAAGGGAGACAAACTTAAGGTTTTACAAGA AAATGGAGATTGGTGGGTTGCTAGATCGTTGGTGACAGGACAGGAGGGCCTCATACCATGCAATTATGTAGCCAGAGCAGATACGCTGGAGGTGGAAAA ATGGTTTTTCAAGGACATGAGTAGGAGAGAGACTGAACGACTACTTTTAGCTCCCGGAAATAAACCGGGCGCCTTTCTAGTGCGAGAGAGCGAGACCTGTAAAG GGTCTTTCTCGCTGTCAGTCAGAGATCACACATCGGAGCAAGGAGATGTGGTAAAACACTACAAGATCCGCTGTATGGACAAAGGTGGCTACTACATCTCACCCTCCACCACATTCCCATCGCTACAGGAGCTGGTTAAATACTACACCC GTACCGCAGATGGTTTGTGTCAACGGCTGTATGCCCCTTGTAAGGCGAAACCACCCGAGCAGCCGTGGGCTCAGGACGAGTGGGAGATTCCCAGAGAGACGCTGAAAATGGTGAAGAAACTGGGGGCCGGGCAGTTTGGAGAAGTGTGGATGG GTTACTATAAGAACACCCAGAAGGTCGCTATCAAGACCTTAAAGGAGGGAACAATGGAGCCTGAGGCGTTCCTGCAGGAGGCCAACCTGATGAAGCAGCTGCAGCATGAACGACTGGTGCGCCTCCATGCTGTGGTCACTAAGGAACCCATTCTTATTGTCACCGAGTTCATGGTCAATG GATGTCTCCTGGACTTTCTGAAATCAGATGACGGAAAAAAGATAAAGCTGAACAAGCTGATAGACATGTCAGCGCAG ATAGCTGAAGGCATGGCGTACATCGAGAGGAAGAACTACATCCACCGAGACGTGCGTGCAGCCAACATTCTGGTCAGCGAAACCCTGCACTGCAAGATAGCAGACTTTGGTCTGGCCAGGATCATCGAGTCCGAGTACACAGCTCAAGAAG GCGCTAAATTTCCCATCAAATGGACGGCTCCGGAGGCCATTAATTTCGGCACGTTCAGCATCAAATCGGATGTGTGGTCCTTTGGGATCCTCCTCACAGAGATAGTCACCTATGGAAGAATACCCTACCCAG GGATGACCAACCCAGAGGTGATCAGGAGCCTGGACAAGTCGTACAGGATGCCTCGTCCGGACGGCTGCCCCGAGGAACTCTATGACATTATGAAAATGTGCTGGCGGCAGAAGCCTGAGGACCGGCCGACTTTTGAATTTCTGCAGAACACTCTCAACGACTTCTTTATCGCCACGGAGGGACAATATGAGATGCAGCCGTGA
- the blk gene encoding tyrosine-protein kinase Blk isoform X1 — protein MGCACSGQKQVKDDKFYKGKYNSRVSNSSNHIARGGNTYVDNEDIVFVAQHDFKATNENDLPFRKGDKLKVLQENGDWWVARSLVTGQEGLIPCNYVARADTLEVEKWFFKDMSRRETERLLLAPGNKPGAFLVRESETCKGSFSLSVRDHTSEQGDVVKHYKIRCMDKGGYYISPSTTFPSLQELVKYYTRTADGLCQRLYAPCKAKPPEQPWAQDEWEIPRETLKMVKKLGAGQFGEVWMGYYKNTQKVAIKTLKEGTMEPEAFLQEANLMKQLQHERLVRLHAVVTKEPILIVTEFMVNGCLLDFLKSDDGKKIKLNKLIDMSAQIAEGMAYIERKNYIHRDVRAANILVSETLHCKIADFGLARIIESEYTAQEGAKFPIKWTAPEAINFGTFSIKSDVWSFGILLTEIVTYGRIPYPGMTNPEVIRSLDKSYRMPRPDGCPEELYDIMKMCWRQKPEDRPTFEFLQNTLNDFFIATEGQYEMQP, from the exons ATGGGCTGCGCTTGCAGTGGCCAGAAACAAGTAAAAGATGACAAATTCTACAAAGGAAAATACAACTCTCGGGTTTCCAACTCGTCAAATCACATA gCACGAGGTGGAAACACATATGTGGATAATG AAGACATCGTGTTTGTGGCTCAACATGACTTCAAAGCGACCAACGAGAACGATCTACCTTTCAGAAAGGGAGACAAACTTAAGGTTTTACAAGA AAATGGAGATTGGTGGGTTGCTAGATCGTTGGTGACAGGACAGGAGGGCCTCATACCATGCAATTATGTAGCCAGAGCAGATACGCTGGAGGTGGAAAA ATGGTTTTTCAAGGACATGAGTAGGAGAGAGACTGAACGACTACTTTTAGCTCCCGGAAATAAACCGGGCGCCTTTCTAGTGCGAGAGAGCGAGACCTGTAAAG GGTCTTTCTCGCTGTCAGTCAGAGATCACACATCGGAGCAAGGAGATGTGGTAAAACACTACAAGATCCGCTGTATGGACAAAGGTGGCTACTACATCTCACCCTCCACCACATTCCCATCGCTACAGGAGCTGGTTAAATACTACACCC GTACCGCAGATGGTTTGTGTCAACGGCTGTATGCCCCTTGTAAGGCGAAACCACCCGAGCAGCCGTGGGCTCAGGACGAGTGGGAGATTCCCAGAGAGACGCTGAAAATGGTGAAGAAACTGGGGGCCGGGCAGTTTGGAGAAGTGTGGATGG GTTACTATAAGAACACCCAGAAGGTCGCTATCAAGACCTTAAAGGAGGGAACAATGGAGCCTGAGGCGTTCCTGCAGGAGGCCAACCTGATGAAGCAGCTGCAGCATGAACGACTGGTGCGCCTCCATGCTGTGGTCACTAAGGAACCCATTCTTATTGTCACCGAGTTCATGGTCAATG GATGTCTCCTGGACTTTCTGAAATCAGATGACGGAAAAAAGATAAAGCTGAACAAGCTGATAGACATGTCAGCGCAG ATAGCTGAAGGCATGGCGTACATCGAGAGGAAGAACTACATCCACCGAGACGTGCGTGCAGCCAACATTCTGGTCAGCGAAACCCTGCACTGCAAGATAGCAGACTTTGGTCTGGCCAGGATCATCGAGTCCGAGTACACAGCTCAAGAAG GCGCTAAATTTCCCATCAAATGGACGGCTCCGGAGGCCATTAATTTCGGCACGTTCAGCATCAAATCGGATGTGTGGTCCTTTGGGATCCTCCTCACAGAGATAGTCACCTATGGAAGAATACCCTACCCAG GGATGACCAACCCAGAGGTGATCAGGAGCCTGGACAAGTCGTACAGGATGCCTCGTCCGGACGGCTGCCCCGAGGAACTCTATGACATTATGAAAATGTGCTGGCGGCAGAAGCCTGAGGACCGGCCGACTTTTGAATTTCTGCAGAACACTCTCAACGACTTCTTTATCGCCACGGAGGGACAATATGAGATGCAGCCGTGA